In Epinephelus lanceolatus isolate andai-2023 chromosome 7, ASM4190304v1, whole genome shotgun sequence, the genomic stretch attaagaattccaatatggttttccatggcctaggaaagtCCAGTCAGTATTTGTGatcatgagctactctctctcaaagccagaaaccacagAAGTAAGTTTCAAACCTGTGATGTCACCATGTGTAAAGTCctgagctgctccatagacaatgaatgggagtcggattttgtggacccacagaatgtttggcTGTGTCCAAAATTCCATACCAACGTGCCACTTAGTACACTAAAACAGTATGTGAGATTTTTTAGTATGTATGAAACCTTAGTATGTGAATCGCATACTATTTCTAGTGAAATATTGCTGTATGCAAACGCTTAACACTATGCCCTCATGAATATCAGACAATGCAGTGCTGCCTACAACAGCGCTAATAATGGAAAGCGACCTAAAGAGCTCTGTGACATCAATAACATTTCATTTCAAGTGGAGGTATGTAAGAAGTGTAAGATTTAACTTTGCTATGCGTAATAtagttttaaaactgtttttaaattatcaCTAGAGCTGAGGTTGGTACAGGTTACCATGGTTACGCTTCTCCAACCAGCAAGGAGGCTTTCAGGATGTGACGCTGTAATTACAGCTCAGTGCTTCTGCAAACGTACATGGGGCCTACTACTATTCATTTACACAAAAGTGTGTTGAATGATAGTACACATATTGGGTATTAGGAATTGGTGATATGACCTAATCATAAATGACtgagttggggttttttttcccacctggacctttatgctctgccatttctcctctaatcatcacactgtaacctgtgacaggcagTTAATGCTTCCATAACTATCGCACATttacatatatgtagttttttgtcgagctgcgagcgtcacgtaggtttacattaccaaaggtttatgacaaaatcactcgACGACACTGACTCCTGTGTGTGCACGGCAAGAGAGGAGAGcgagagacactgtgctgctaccggaggagccgctgaatgagttccttCTGAGCGGTAACTCACTAAAAAAGTCTGAGAAGTCTgaggctgttcataaaacattcaggacgcttAGGCCTAacgacgccacagtttattccacactactgaagctgcggAGTTGGTaattttcactttcagccatgcttgctgttgccgtgggtaacagtatgacgtcaataccTCAAGAAGTCGAAATATCTCATGTATCAGGCTAGGAATTTTTCATGTCATATTAAAATAAACACCGGTATTATCATGaccgagatgatatggcacgcCCTTAATAGGCATGTAGTGATTAGGATGCTATTTTGGACACAGCACTTGtctttttatacccaaatgaccatttgtctgtggagcagctccagactttaacCTTGATtacatcacaaatttgacttTTAGCACTcaagtttttggatttgggagagagttgttcatgtttacaaatatttttggactgtcttagcaCAAAGGAATAGAAtgtatgaatttttaaaataagtGTGGTTCCCCTTTAAACATTGATTCAGACTTTGATTCAGAGTGAGGATGGGTATGAACTGTCATACTCACTTTATTTCTATAAATACTCATAACTTTGACCCAATTTCAACATGTTATGACTAGTGTAGAGGTACAGATAACTGTCACAGTACCTATCACTTCCCATTAACCATTATGATTAGCCAGTTTGTGCgttgtgcttttttttgtgtgtattttattgctgAGTTATCTGTTTGTATTGGATTTGTATGAAGGTCCATCTAGGGATGGGCAAAAGCTTAGGCTATAAATGCTGTGGTATGTGGCGCTGGTCCATGCCATAAACGTGTCCCTATAAAAATAAACTCTACATTAAAAATATGTAACATGAAAATATCTccatttaaaaatacacaagtCATTACATGACTTGCAGTCTTATAAATACTCATAACTGTGACACATTCTCAGCATGTAATGAATATTATATAAGACTATAGTCACAGTACATGTAAATTCTCATAGACCATAATGATCAGCTATAAAGGAAGACAAAATCCTCTTTCCACCATTTCATGCAGTGTCCCGACCTGCTCAGCAAACACACTGTACAATACAATCTATAATACACACAATGTAATGCCtaaattatttatcattatcaATCTCAGTTGAACATCAACAGCTCAGTTGTTTCCTATCAGTGGTTGGTTTCCTCTTGTCTTTTCCCTGGAGAACATGAATattgatgaggaggaggaaggctgACCAAGCTCCtagtcactctctctctccctctctctctccccctccctccctcttaaACCCACACCCTGGATGCAGGCAGGCGTGAACACACCGGCAGACTCACTCCGCTTCCGCATCGCTCTCCCTTCTCCATCTCTTGTGTCTCTATCCCTCCCTACTCTCTCCGCTGGTGGATTTTAGCCCACTGCTGTGTGGAACACCGGTAAGAACCAATCATCTGTCCTTCGGTGTGTgtctctcagtgtctctgtgtctgtgtgtctctttctgcTTCTGTTTTACTAGAGTCAAACAAAGGATTGGGGTGTGGCTGGATCAGCACAGGCTGATGGCTGATGGCAGCTGTGAAATGATGTGAAAGAGGGATGTTGAGGATGacgatggtgatggtgatggtgataaGGGAACAATAGAGCAAATGTTTGAAAGATTAGGTTTATCgattaactaaaataaatagatGTTAATATCAAGATGTGGCAGGGCCGGAGACAGAATTTGTAGCTGAAGGGTAATCGAAAAATGATTCACTGTGCCTCGTTtcaagatttttttcaaattttggcCACGTGCCCAGCATGTCTATTTCTATGTCAAACCAATTCTATTAGGCCCCATTCAAATTCAGACTAGCGAGGATGATTGTACAGTAGCTTGGTTTGCAAATGACTGGCTGCAGGGTGGTGGGCTTGTCACATTTCCACAGCAGTCTCTTGACAGAGCAGTGGCTGAAGCAGGCGTGACCGGGCCGCACTGAGCAAGACAGATTAGTCAGACCTGCGGCTAGGTCAGGAATATGACTGCAGTGGAGCATTGCCTGGATCCACGAGGCTGCAGGGGTGGatgcagaggcagagagagaagagagagaggagagagagggagaggatgcGGAGGAAGAGAACAAAGACCTCAGCCTCGGAGAGGGAAAAGCAAAGACAAAGAACAGACAGCTAGGTAAAAATAGGCACATGTTAGCTACATAGGCATTTAGGAGAGAGGAGAATATCAAGACAGAGCATGTGTGGGATGCAGCGACCATTCACAGGCATCCATGTGGCTGTGTCTGAGCTGCACATGTCGTTGCCACTCCCTTTCTGTGCAGTCAATAGAAAAAGATTATCTTCAACATCAGACAAAGCCATCGAGGTTTTTGACAGCTCTTGTGATGACTCGGAAGAACATTACTCTAATACCACAGAGTGTATCTGATAGAAAAGATGGATGTCTATTATGTTATTCTGAATTACCAGTATGATGGCTGACAGTAAAGGTCAAAGCCGTGTGCTCAGGTGTCTTTCTCATCTTTTACAGCCAAAATGTCTGACAAGCCTGACATGACTGAGATTGCCCGTTTCGACAAGACAAAGCTGAAGAAGacagagacaaaagaaaaaaaccctctgCCCACCAAAGAGAGTGAGTGCCCctcgtgtctgtgtgtttctgggCAGCGCTGAAGCACCTTGATCCGCTGCAACAATTTTCCTGTCAGTAGCTACTCATCACTTCCACTGCTGTCAAAAGACTACACGCTCAGCAAgcagagcaggaaaaaaaaaaacaatttgctgCAGCATCAGCACATCATTGATATACAGCCAACCCAAAAAGCAGCATCCTCTCAAATATTCACTAAACACAAGCCTGCTGacctaatcttttttttttgcttttcatttCCAGCCATCGAGCAAGAGAGGAAAGGCGATGCCACACCTTGACTTCTGAGCACATGAAGAAAAGACGCTGAGATGCCACAGCAAAAAAGCACTTTCCTTTGATTATCACAGTATTTCAATCTCTTGCTTTGTCTTCAGAAAAGGGTGCTCTTGAGCTCCCTGGGGTGCCGTAAGGGTATATGGCATCCTCACATGGGGGCTCTCTTACCACTCCGGTGGAAATAACTTTAGCCTGGGTGCCTGTCTTGCACTGTTAGCCTATAATAGCTAACATGTCTCCAATATTGCCAAACTGGGGAGTGGTGTAGTGATGTAGCACAGAGAGAAAGGCAGGCATCCAGGCTAGTGGGGGAGGTATGGGGGGTGTTTACAGACATGGGAGCAATCGGAGTCTAATCATGTGGGATGTTTTCTTAATaaactttttacttttctttatgaaataaatatgaagACGTGGAACCAGTCAGTCCTGCATATTGCTGTCTCCTTTATGTCTATGTGCAAACGTCAGACTCACATACATACTCATGAGGCATGGACTGATCATGCACGGCCATggaataaatacacaaatgatTCATCTCAACTGCTTGCAACTGGCCTGTTCAGTGTGTAAAGTACTGCACTGCACAGTTATGCAATTCACACCTCACATATGAGTGCATATTCAGAGCCTTAGTCTTGGTGTTAAACTTGCATTACTTTAAGGTTTAACCAGATATACAGGGGCCATATTCTGGTATAGTTTACTGACAGAAACAGGTAAGAATACGGGTTGGAAACACATATTTTCACAccttaataataacaataataatgtagCCCAAGTGGCTCATATTAAACACATAATCATTGGCCTATATACAGAGCACTAAATAAATTAACGTCAAAACTCAACACATTGTTATGAGAATTTGTTACATCCTCTTGTTAGCTTGGCTCAAGGAGGCAGCTAGCCTGCTAATGTTTCAAGCTAGCTTAGCATGTGAGCTCTTACTTGGCATGAGAGCTTAGACGATTACTTGATTAATGGACAGAAAAACTGGATATTTGTTGTCATTTCAAAGCAAAAAAATCTCAGTTCTCAAATGTGAGTATCTGCTACTTTTCTTAATATTCTATGatagttaatttaaaaaaaaacatcaggttTTAGACTTTTgggtggacaaaacaagctatTTAAAAACATCACCATGGGCTCTGGGAGATTATGATAGgcatttttcaatattttctgacattttacagaccaaacGAATAACCgacaaaaaatgtagaaatTTATGGGCAGATGAATTGATGGTGAAAATGACCATTAACTGCAGCCCTACTTGTCATTGTTCTGTAAATGTTAACGTCAGCATCACTGTAGTGATTTCAAGGCTCCCCAGGGCAAAGACACACCAGTGCAGCCTAAGAcagtgggtgtttctcaaagtcaaggaaggatccttacactgctgaatttcaaggatgctacatCATCAAATCCTGCCTAAGGACTGTTCCAATATCAAGGATCCTTTAAATTCTACAAAGGACAGAGTCCTTtattcagagaattttcaagtatacatgtgtgtatgCTCAGCAGGTAtaaagtacccacaattctttgcgcATGATTTGCTGGAAGTGAAAGCGGGAcctctttaacaaaaaatgtGCCAGTGGAGCTCAGCATGATTTAGataaatatgtaatttatttGTATTAATATCTCCAGGAGTTTTTATCATAcgagcatgaaaaaaaatactgacagaAACCTCATTATTTACCCTTTCCAATGTGTCCACTGCCAAATAATgagcattttaaaataaaacattaaagttttTAAATCAATCATTTGCAGCAGTGATAGAGCGCTAAGTGCCACAAATTACCCATATCATTTAGCCTAACTGTTtggttttttaaaatataatccagaaatatattctccataaaagtcatgtgactttGAAAATACTGCTTACATTTGTTAAAACTGATCCTTCCTTGGAAGGACTcatcctaccaaggaaggatccttgactttgagaaaaaaCAAGTGCTGTGGGTAGCTAAGAAGAGCTACCTTGCTAGTTGGTAGTAGCTGAGCCTGCCAGAGGCTGGAGGAATGTGGTTGGCTGAAAGGCGAGGAGGGGCGGGGATTGGTTACCACAACACTGTCatgtaaatgagaaaatattAAGCAAGAGCAACACTAAAAATAGCACTATGAAATAAAAGTAGACATTTGAAGAAGGTGCATTTCGAAAATAATtgatataaaatacaataaagaacaaaaaaatagaaaagaatgctggaaaaaaaatatttaaggcAATGATTTGAGTTTaatatttcaatatttattGGACTTTTCTGCATTAAGGATTAGATAACATATTTATAgcctattatttatttattacggGTCATTTTTAATTCCAGTCTACAGTGGTCATTTATAGCCTGACTGATGTCTCTGGCTGGCGTCACCAGTCCTGCCACCCTTCCCTCGGTCTGTAAAGCCTGTCACCTCCTAAGCCTTTATTGCTCCATTTCTCTCACCTTGCAGTGCCATAAATCACCCGTCAGCGCTCGCCGGACGGCCTAATGTGTCTGAAATGTCTGTTGGAACAATTTAATTAGCGCGCATTTTTACTTGATGTTATTTTAAGCAAAGTGGTCAAATGTCCTGACCCTGCCGTTTCCTGGTGGAGACAGAATACACAAACttgtatgaaaaataaaatccataaGGTAATAATTATAAGGTATGGCAATACATATGTATCCAATCAAACATTTGACAGGTGACAATATTTCTGATTTGACCATTAATCGcctaataattaataaataaaatccatTTCTTTAATTCACTTAACAACCCACGTGACTTGTCCTTAAGAGTTTCGGTGTTTAGGAGCCATCTAGCACCCATGCTGCAACACGCCCTGCTGGATGGACTATTGTTTGCAGGTTATTAACCCATTAAATCGTTTAATGCGCCTTGGGTTAATTACAAATCATGCAGCTCGATTATAATTGCTCTGTATTATTTCCCAGCCAGGTGTTGAGGGGCTCTAGGTTTCAGTCATATTGCAGAGTGAATGTGAGCGATATCTAATTAATAGAGATTATCCTCACCTTCACCTCTCCACCATTGTGCGGAGGACCTCGCCCGGCCGTCCGTCCATTGTTCACCGCGATGAGTGGATTGTTGTTTTAAGGGATTTTGAGTGGCTTAAAGGGGATTTGACAAGTGTGGTTTTAAAAGCTGTAATGTTAATCACTAACTTGGTAACTTCTCTCGCATCAAATCACAGTTTGAGTATGGAATGACAGAAACTGGCAGGATGACTGTTAATGATCAGTAATTATGGAAGTTAAATCAAGGAGGATGATCAGCAGAATCAGATGGGACTAAGTGCTGGATAATCCCACGCTTCTAGAATAAATtatcaatatgtttttttgggtatAACTCTACAAATCAAAACCATCTATAGAACAAAATGACCAACAATAACTTCCAATGTAATGGTTAAAGCATTAAAGCTCTTATGTGTTTACAGACTTGTAAATTCCAGACTGTTTTCACACCGAGTTGTTTCCCAGGGAAACATCTATTATCCTATTATCACAACGCTGCCAATGTCGCCGATGTGTGAGGCAGTATTTACATGACTATATAGGCTACCATCAGCTCTTGAAAGACTTTATGGCTTTGTAGTCACTGTCTTTTCCCCCTGGGACACTGGTGCCATTTCCCAAACGTTTCCAGCTACATATGAAGGCATTAAATTGTATATTTCCCTAACGTATGACTGTAATTTAATAATTAGGAGCCATATTTAATGCCATTCAGTGAAACCAAGTTGTTTTCTGATGATAATGCTATGTCTATAATGTGTGGTCTCAGTGCAGAAACCCACCCCTCTTCAAATCCCTAAACAATAAACCAAGATATTATTCCAAAATGGCATCATTTAAATATCCTCAGCTTGATGCATTTTTAATAAGTTTTAAATCAGTGCTCATATATGTACTCAATATGCTTCCATTCGTGGGAAAAGTGCATAAGGATTGGAGCCTGGGAACGACAGGTGAATGAATGACTGAGGGGCCGTTTAACTGTCTGCGTCACTCCTTTGAAGTGCACTTATGCACCGACGGCTCCTTTTTGTCTATAGGACGCGGCATCAATGTCGTCGCATTTTCACAGTGGAGCGTTACCTGTGGGACAAATCTGTCAATCAAACGGGCAAGAGCATATAAATATCATCGGCGTGGAGTCTGGCTACAGCTTCAGtcgccctcctctctctttgGGCACTCACATCTGGGATACAAACAGACAGGCCTCCGTTTGGAATACAGCTGTGATGGGACCTTTGAATCTCCTTCCAGCCATGGTTCTGTCCATGTGCTGTCAGTTTACATTTGCTTGGTATGTTTCTTCCTTTTGGTGGAATCAATTTAAAAATACTACATTGAAATGTGTTTGCTGGTGGTATAATGACTTTGGATTAACGTGGCTTTTCTGTTTCCTTTCTGTAGGACGGTGAATAACTTCCTCATGACTGGACCTAaggtaaacacatttttttatctGTCTTATTGTGCGTAAAATCCTCTCTGTATATTCAAATGTTTTAGCTGAATCTACAATAAATTAATGTATTTTCTTatatttcctgtttttcctctcccaagGCTTTCCTGACTTATGCCGGCAGTGTGCAAGTTGGCGCACAAAGTGGAATACATGAGTGTAAACACCAGTTCGCGTGGGAGAGGTGGAACTGCCCAGAAAACAGGCTCCAATTATCCACACACAACGGCCTTCGAAGTGGTAAGAGACGTGTATCCATATATTTGCATCATATGAAGGACATGTGTCGGGGTGGAGTGGTGATGAGTTCAATTCCAGTAACTCAACTTTGCACAGGCACTTTTGCACAAAGTTATTCCTCCAACGCAGAAAGGATGATGTGGCGGATTGTGCGCTCTGATCTCCATGGAGAGGGGACACAATCATAAGCTAAAATTCCTTGCTAGACCCTCATTAATAAAACACCCAACATGCCCAACATTGTTACCCTGTTAATCTCCAACCGTGCATTTACGCACGGCTTACGCACCTTTTACGCACAGTATTTGAACGTAACCACTGCGCATCTGCGTTGCCAACTTGGGCTGCAAAGCCTAACATTATATTTTGCTTACTTTGCATTGTAGCCACGAGGGAGACGTCTTTTGTCCATGCCATCAGCGCGGCTGGAGTGATGTACACGCTCACCAAGAACTGCAGTATGGGAGACTTTGACAACTGCGGCTGTGATGACTCCAGAATTGGACAGACAGGTACATTTCTACGCCATGTGGTCTATTTACAATTAGATTTGATTATGTGAGATGGACATTTTATTCTTAGTACTGAATAAAAATGCGCATTTTTAATCCCCAGGTGGTAGAGGATGGATTTGGGGAGGCTGCAGTGATAATGTGGCGTTTGGAGAGAAGATCTCCAAACAGTTTGTGGACGCGTTGGAAGGTGGGCATGACTCACGCGCAGCCGTCAACCTGCATAACAATGAGGCAGGCAGACTGGTAagattttacttttattactcACTTAAGTTTGTCAGAATGAAACATTTATTAATAACCTTGGTCCGGGGAGggaaaaatgtcttttgttgGTGGCATTTACGCACTGATTCTGATCTTGGAAGGAAGAAGTAGTGCAATTAATTACATTTCCAACTAACTGTTTCGCTATCTTGGCAGGCAATCAAAGCTACCATGAGGAGAGCCTGTAAGTGTCACGGAGTGTCTGGGAGCTGCAGCATCCAAACCTGCTGGATGCAGCTGGCCGACTTCAGAGAGGTGGGCAACTACCTGAAGCTGAAGCACGAGCATGCAAAGAAACTGGAGATGGACAAGAAGCCGGCGAGGGCTGGAAACAGCGCGGACAACCGAGGAGCCATTGCGCACGCTCTCCGGAGCATCGCCCGTACAGAGCTCATTTACCTGGAGGATTCCCCGGATTACTGCGTCAAGAACCACAGCCTGGGATATCAGGGCACCGAGGGCCGGGAGTGTCTGAAGGGTAACAAGAACATGTCCCAGCGGGAGAGAAAGAGCTGCCGCAGGCTGTGCTATGAATGCGGCCTCAGAGTGGTGGAGAAGCGCATCAGTGTTGTGAGCAGCTGCAACTGCAAGTTTCACTGGTGCTGCACGGTGAAGTGCGACAAATGCACTCAAGTTGTGACAAAATATTACTGTACACGTAAAGACGGTGGAAGAAAACCACATAATAAAACGAGGCGCAGGCACCGTGAGCGCCAGCAATGATTGCCACTGGTTGCAAAGACTATCCTCATCACTTTTCATATATGGACATCAATAGACATTATTCTGTATTACAGAAATGTTCATTTCAATTTCAACTGTTACATCATCTGATGCTATTTAATGCACTTGATCTTATTGATTTGATTCTGTACAGAAATCAAACTATCCACGAATGCTCACTCGTTCATGGTGGCGTTTAAGGGATAATGGATCAAATTTGTTGGATCTGTCTTCTGTGAAGTCTGAAAGGTGtctaatattttaaatgtatatttttaattgaaaatgctatctaataaatattttttctatAATATGCATGACTCAGACTGATTTGTCACTGGCAAGATTTTGTATATTGGTGCCCTGGTGTCATACAGCCTAggggaggaaaataaagtggagCCTAATGCCATCCTTTTGAAGTGCGCAATAGGCGTTTCCTGAACCCGTCAACCAATCGGCTTTCTCGGACCTCGGGGACAAAGAACAAGAGTTCCATTTGTCCTCCATTCAAACAAAAGTTGCAGTACGCAGGGCCAAAATAGCAACATCTCTACTTTGAAGGATAACGGTGCATGTGAAAATGCATTCAATACTTTGGATCCTGCCCCTTTTGTTCAAAATATGCCCAGGACATGCTTGGTAAGAGATCTACATGGTTTACCTGTATCTTTTCTATATGTGTAGACTTAAGAGAAACTAAT encodes the following:
- the tmsb2 gene encoding thymosin beta encodes the protein MSDKPDMTEIARFDKTKLKKTETKEKNPLPTKETIEQERKGDATP
- the LOC117261450 gene encoding protein Wnt-8a-like, which translates into the protein MGPLNLLPAMVLSMCCQFTFAWTVNNFLMTGPKAFLTYAGSVQVGAQSGIHECKHQFAWERWNCPENRLQLSTHNGLRSATRETSFVHAISAAGVMYTLTKNCSMGDFDNCGCDDSRIGQTGGRGWIWGGCSDNVAFGEKISKQFVDALEGGHDSRAAVNLHNNEAGRLAIKATMRRACKCHGVSGSCSIQTCWMQLADFREVGNYLKLKHEHAKKLEMDKKPARAGNSADNRGAIAHALRSIARTELIYLEDSPDYCVKNHSLGYQGTEGRECLKGNKNMSQRERKSCRRLCYECGLRVVEKRISVVSSCNCKFHWCCTVKCDKCTQVVTKYYCTRKDGGRKPHNKTRRRHRERQQ